The stretch of DNA TCGCCCTGCTCGTGCGCTCCGGCGGCGACGGTCCCGGCCGCGTGGACGTGCTGACCGGCGAGGTGTCCGCCGTCCCCGAGACCGCCGACATCCCCCTGCCCGACCTGACGGGGAGGGGCGGGGGCACGGAGCGCCACGACGTGCTGGCCCTCATCCCCTACCGGCAGATCACCGAGCGCGGCTTCGGCTGCAACGACGACGAGGCGCCCCTGCTCGTCATGACGGTGGCCGACCAGGAGACGCTGCCGGTCTCACGGGCCCTGGACCTCATCCCCGACCTGCCCGTCGCCCTGTCCGACGGCCGCTTCGACGTCGACGACGAGGACTACGCCGAGACCGTCCGCAGGGTGGTCAAGGAGGTGATCGGCGAGGGCGAGGGCGCGAACTTCGTGATCAGGCGCTCCTTCGTCGCCGACATCGGGGAGTACACCCCGCACAAGGCCCTGGCCGTCTTCCGCCGGCTGCTCCGGGTCGAGGTGGGCGCCTACTGGACCTTCGTCGTCCACACCGGCGACCGGACCTTCGTCGGCGCCACCCCCGAGCGCCACGTCACCCTCCGGCGGGGGCTCGCCACCATGAACCCCATCAGCGGCACCTACCGCTATCCCCCCTCGGGCCCCTCGCTGCCCGAGGTCATGGACTTCCTCGCCAACCAGAAGGAGTCGGACGAGCTCTACATGGTCCTGGACGAGGAGCTCAAGATGATGACGCGCATCTGCGAGCCGGGCGTGCACGTGTCGGGACCCCACCTCAAGCAGATGGCGCGGCTCGCGCACACCGAGTACTTCATCGAGGGGGAGACCCGTCGCGACGTCCGCGACATCCTCCGGGAGACGATGTTCGCCCCGACCGTCACCGGCAGCCCGCTGGAGAACGCCTGCCGCGTCATCCAGAACTACGAGACGGGCGGACGCGGCTACTACAGCGGGGTGCTCGCCCTCGTCGGAAGCGACGCCTCCGGCGAGCGGACCCTGGACTCGTCGATCCTCATCCGCACCGCCGACATCGACGACCGCGGCAGGATGGCCATCGGCGTCGGCTCCACCCTCGTCCGCCACTCCGACCCGGTGTCGGAGGTGGCGGAGACCCACGCCAAGGCCGCCGGTCTCCTCGCGGCGGTGGAGAGCCGCGGGGCCGGGGGCCTGGACACCCATCCCGACATCCGCGACGCGCTGGTCAGGCGCAACGCCAACATCGCCGACTTCTGGCTGCTGGGCGAGGGCCACCGGCGCGGCGCGGAGTTCCCCGGGCTGGCCGGGTGCCGGACGCTGATCGTCGACGCGGAGGACACCTTCACGTCGATGCTCGACCACCAGTGCCGCGACATGGGCATGTCCGTCACGGTCGTGCGCCACGACGACGTCCCCTCCTTCGACGGCTACGACTTCGTCGTGCTCGGCCCCGGTCCGGGCGACCCGCGCGACCCCGCGCACCCGAAGATGGCCAACATGCGGGCGGCGGCACGGGCGCTGCTCGCCGAACGCAGGCCCTTCCTGGCCGTCTGCCTGAGCCACCAGATCCTCAGCGCCGAGCTCGGGTTCCCGATCCGGCGGCGCCCCTCGCCCAACCAGGGCGTGCAGAAGGAGGTCGACCTCTTCGGCGACCGCCAGCGCGTGGGCTTCTACAACACCTTCGCGGCCTGGTCGGAGGCGGACACGGTCGAGGTGAACGGCGTCGGCGCGGTGGAGGTCTGCCGCGACCCCGCCTCGGGGGAGGTGCACGCCCTGCGGGGCCCGCGCTTCTCCTCCCTCCAGTTCCACGCCGAGTCCGTTCTCACCCAGAACGGCCCGCACATCCTCGGCTCGTTCATAGGAAGGACGTTGAGCGCATGAACGGCAGTCCGGCGCTCCTGGAAAGGGCGCACTCCTACGTCGTCGTCGACGCGTTCACCGACAAGCCCCTGGCGGGCAATCCCGTCGCGGTCTTCTTCGGGGCCGAGGACCTCTCGGCCCCGTGCATGCAGAGCATCGCCCGGGAGATGAACCTGTCGGAGGTGACGTTCGTGCTGCCCCCCAAGCAGGGCGGCGACGCGCACATCCGCATCTTCACCCCGGTCAACGAGCTGCCCTTCGCGGGGCACCCCCTCCTCGGCACGGCGGTCGCCCTCGGCGACTCCGCCGAGAAGGACCGGCTCCGGCTGGAGACGGCCATGGGGATCGTGGACTTCGACCTCGAACGCGCCGACGGCAGGGTGGTCTCCGCCGCGATGGAGCAGCCGATCCCGACCTGGGAGCCGTTCGACCGCGTCGAGGAGCTGCTCGCCGCCCTCGGGGTGCCCGAACCGGAGACCCCCGTCGAGATCTACACCAACGGCCCCCGGCACGTCTTCGTCGGACTGCGGAGCATCCCGGCGCTGTCCGAGGTCAACCCCGACCACCGTGCCCTGGCCGCCTTCCCCGACATGGCGACCAACTGCTTCGCCGGTTACGGGACGCACTGGCGGAGCCGCATGTTCTCCCCCGCCTACGGGGTGGTCGAGGACGCGGCGACCGGGTCCGCCGCGGGACCGCTCGCCATCCACGTCGCCCGCCACGGCCACGCCCAGTACGGCCAGTGGATCGACATCCACCAGGGCGTGGAGATCGGGCGGCACTCCCTGATGCGGGCCCGTGCCAGAGGCAACGGCGATCACGTCACCGAGGTCCGGGTCAAGGGCAGCGGCGTCACCGTCGCCAGCGGGACCATCTACGTCTAGACAGTCGCGGGAGCACGCGTGAGCAGCAGGTTCGAGACTCTGACCGGTGAGATGGAAGGGGGCTTCCCCGAGTACGAGACGCCTCCGGCCGCCCCCATGGGGCTGGTCGGACGGTGGGTCGACGCGGCCAAGCAGAGGAAGGTGCGGGAGCCGCTGTCCCTGGCGCTGGCCACGGCGGACGCCAAGGGCCGTGCCTCCAACCGGATGGTCGCCGTCATCGACGTGTCGGACCGGGGCCTGGTCTTCACCACCCACAGCAGCAGTCAGAAGGGCAGGGAGATCGCGGCCACCGGCTGGGCCTCCGGGTTGTTGTACTGGCGCGAGACCGCCCAGCAGGTGATCGTCTCCGGGCCGGTGGAGACGCTGCCCGAGGCGGAGTCGGACCGGCTCTGGGCCGCCCGGCCGCCGCAGCTGTACCCGATGACGACGGCGTCCCGGCAGAGCGAGCCCCTCGACGACGTGCCCGGCCTCCTCGAACGGGCCCGGCGGCTGGCGGAGGAGGGCGGCCACTCCCTGCCCAGACCCGAGCGGTTCGTCGGCTACCGCCTCGAACCGGACACGGTCGAGTTCTGGGCCGCCGACCGCGAACGGCTGCACCGCAGGCTGCGCTACGACCGCACACCGCACGGCTGGGAGGTCGTGCGGCTCCAGCCCTGAGCCGTCCCCGACCCGCCCCACGGCGTCCACCGCCGTCCCTCCCCGACGACGCGGGCCCCTCTCCCCGGCCCGGCGCCCCCACCGACGACGCGGGCCCCTGCCCCAGCCCGGCGTCCCGGGCCCCCGGCTCTACCCCGCCGGGGGCCTGGAACCCACCCCCGCTCGAACACCATCCCTTTCCCTACACAATCGTGAGGAACTGTCCCGTGACCAACGCGAAGAACACCGATCTCGACGCGATCGTCGTCGGTGCCGGGTTCGCCGGCATCTACGCGCTGCACAAGCTCCGCAACGAACTGGGCCTGTCCGTCCGGGCCTTCGACAAGGCGGGCGGGGTCGGGGGCACCTGGTACTGGAACCGCTACCCCGGCGCCATGTCCGACAGCGAGGGCTTCATCTACCAGTACTCCTTCGACCGCGACCTGCTGCGGGAGTGGACCTGGAAGAAGCGCTACCTGTCCCAGGCGGAGATCCTGGGCTACCTGGAGGCGGTCGTGGAGCGGCACGACCTCGCCAGGGACATCCAGCTCAACACCGGCGTCGAGACGCTGGTCTACGACGAGGCCGCCGCCCTGTGGACCGCGACCACCAGCGACGGCCAGACCCTCACCGCCCGCTACGTGGTGACCGCCCTCGGACCGCTGTCCACCTCCCACTTCCCCGACTTCAAGGGCCGCGACAGCTTCCAGGGCCGCCTGGTCCACACCGGCTCCTGGCCCGACGACCTCGACATCGAGGGCAAGAGGGTCGGCGTCATCGGCACCGGCTCCACCGGAACCCAGTTCATCTGCGCGGCCTCGAAGGTGGCCGGGCAGCTCACCGTGTTCCAGCGGACCCCCCAGTACAACGTGCCCTCGGGCAACGCCGAGGTGGACGAGGCCTACTTCACCGACCTGCGCGGCCGCTACGACCAGGTCTGGGAGCAGGCCAAGAAGTCCCGCGTGGCGTGCGGCTTCGAGGAGAGCGAGATCGCCGCGATGAGCGTCTCCGAGGAGGAGCGCCGACGCGTCTTCCAGGAGAACTGGGACCGGGGCAACGGCTTCCGCTTCATGTTCGGCACCTTCTCCGACATCATCTTCGACCCCAGGGCCAACGAGGCGGCGGCCGACTTCATCCGGTCCAAGATCCGGGAGATCGTCAAGGACCCAGAGACCGCCCGCAAGCTCCAGCCGACCGACTACTACGCCAAGCGCCCGGTCTGCAACGAGGACTACTACGAGTCCTACAACCGGGACAACGTCAGCCTGGTGAGCCTCAAGGAGACCCCGATCCGGGAGTTCACCCCCACGGGGATCGTGACCGAGGACGGGGTGGAGCACGAGCTGGACGTCGTCGTCTTCGCGACCGGTTTCGAGGCCGTCGAGGGCAGCTACCGGCAGATGGAGATCCGCGGCCGGGGCGGCGTGACCATCGAGGAGCACTGGGGGGACACGCCCGCCAGCTACCTCGGGGTCAACGTCTCGGGCTTCCCCAACATGTTCATGGTCTACGGCCCCAACAGCGTCTTCAGCAACCTGCCCACGGCCATCGAGACCCAGGTCGAGTGGATCACCGACCTGGTCCGGATGATGGAGGAGCGCGACCTGACCTCCATCGAGCCGACCCCGGAGGCGGAGGAGGGCTGGACCGAGCTGTGCACGCAGATCGCCGACCACTCCCTGTTCCCCAAGGTCAACTCCTGGATCTTCGGGGCCAACATCCCGGGCAAGAAGAAGCGGGTCCTGTTCTACTTCGCGGGGCTCGGCAACTACCGCCAGAAGCTCGGTGACGTGGCCGCGGCCGACTACGAGGGCTTCATGCTCAAGGGCAACCCCTCGGTGGTGACCGCCTGACGGCGGCGGCGCCCGGTCGGCTCGGTCCGCCGACCGGGCGCCGCCCCGTGTCAGCGCACCGCGGGCTCGCGCGGCGCCAGCAGCGCGGGCAGGCGGGTCACCCGCTCCTCCGCCTCCGCCAGGGAGCGCGCGGCCATGTCCTGGAACTCCGCCAGCTCGGGGACGTCCGAGGCCCTGGTCATCTCGGCGTGGACGACGTGCACGTTCTCGCCGGCGATGCCCAGGCCCTCCAGGTACATGCGCATGTAGGGCGTCTGGAAGTCGAACGCCTCCTTGGGCGAACCCGGCCCGTAGCCCCCTCCGCGCGCGGCGACCACCACGGCCCGGGCGTCGCGCAGCAGCGACTCCCCGGTGCGGGAGTCCTTGAAGGCCCCGGGGAAGGTGATCCTGTCGATCCACGCCTTGAGCGAGGCCGGGACGGTGTAGTTGTACATCGGGAGGCCGATCAGCAGGGTGTCCGCGTCCAGGACCTCCTCGATCAGGGGCAGGGTTCCCGCCCACTCCCGCTCCTCGGACGGCGACTCGGCCATGGCCGTCACCGCCGTCAGCGGCAGGGTGCCCCGCCTCTCCACCCGCTGGGCGAAGGAGCAGTAGGTGGCGGTGACCAGCGGCACCGGTTCGGCGGCAAGGTCCCGGTAGCGGTATCCCCCGTCCCCGTGCAGCCGTCGCCACTCCCTGGCGAACAGGCCGGTGAGGTACCTGCTCACCGAGTGGTCCGAGTGGCTGGAGTCCAGGTGCAGCAAAGACGTCATCGTTCTTCCCCCGTTCGGCGCGTGGCCGTCGTGTCCCGCGCGGCTCCGGGCGCGGGGTCCGTGTGCGGATGCGGTGGGGCACGCGACTCGTCCCCCGTGGATGTCGTCGCTGAGTGCTCCTACCCCTATGACGGAGAGCGACGGGGGAAAGTGACCGGAGGGAGGGGACGGGGATCGTCGGACGGTTCGGGAAAGACGTCGCGAGCAGCGCCGACACCGCCGCGCCCGCCCGCCCGCCGGGCCAGGGCCCGGTCGGCGGACGTCGCGGCTGGTGTGCGCTGGGTCACCGCTACGCCGGGTCGGCCACGGAGATCTCCAGCTCCCGCAGGCGTTCCGGGGCGCCGATGATCTCGATCCCGCTGACGCGGTCGTCGCGGACGGTGATCTCCAGCACGAACAGGAGCCGACCGCCGGGGGCGACGACGGCCCCGGGCATGCCGTTGACGAGCGCGGGACGGGCGAAGCGGGTCCTGCGGACGTTGTTGGCGGTCTCCCCGGCGACCTGGCGCGCACCGCGCAGCACCGCGGGCTCGCGCAGCCGGAGGGCCTGCGGGTCCGCCCGCCGCACGACGTCGGGGGCCAGGACCTTCAGCAGGCCGTCCAGGTCTCCCGCGCGCGAGGCGTCGAGGAAGGCGTCCACGACCTCGCGCCGCCGTGTGAGGTCCGGTTCGGGGACGCTCGTGGTGCCCTGCACCCTCTGCCGCGCCCGGCTCGCCATCTTCTTGGCCGCGGTCGGGGTGCGCTCGACGATCTCGGCGATCTCGGCGAAGGGGACGGCGAACAGGTCGTGCAGGACGAAGGCGACGCGCTCGGCGGGGCTGAGCCTGTCCAGCACGACGAGCAGGGCCAGGCCCACGGAGTCGGCCAGCACCGCCTCGCCCTCGGGGTCCGGGCCCCGGTCGTGGGCGAGCAGCGGCTCGATGTCGCTGACGTCCATGAACTCCTCGCGGCGGCTCTTGCGCGAGCGCAGCATGTCGAGGCAGACGCGTCCGACGATCGTGGTCAGCCACCCCGTCATGTTGGAGACCTCGCCGAAGTCCCCCCGGCACGCCCGGATCCACGTCTCCTGGAGGGCGTCGTCCGCCTCGGCGGCCGACCCGAGCATGCGGAAGGCGACTCCGCGCAGATGTCTACGGGAGCGTTCGAAGTGATCCGCCAGCTCGATCTGGCCGTTCATCGTTCACCTTTCCTTCGTCCGTGGCCGCTGCGCAGGCGCGTTTCGAAAGCGCGATAAAAGAGGAATGCGGCTGTAGGCATTGAATTACCGGTATGGGTGGAATTAGTGCTTCGTGGCGGGGCAGGGGCGGTCGTCCTGGCTTCCCTCCTGGTGCCGCCAGCCCGGCCCCGCCCCCGGCTCCGGGCGGTGTGAGCAGCGGATACGCGGTCGGTTCCGGCAGGACTGTCGTACTCGGGGGATCGTGATTCGGGTGCGTGGGACGGTGGGGATTCCGGCCGCTTCGGGCTGATCCTCTTCATCCTAAACGGGTGAAGAGGGGTGTCACATGAGGGATCGCCGCTGGAGTATTCGCGCACTACAGCGTGTTTATGCGGCCGCGGTACGCGCCGGATTCCCGCCTCCGGCGACACGGGTGTGCGGCTCCCCGCTGGCACGGTGGGTGCGGTGTGTACGGTCCGCGTGGGAGTGCACGCGGAGCCAGCCGTGCGGCGTGTGGTGGTGGACGCCGGTGGCCCACTCGTCGGCGTGGAACTCCCTGCCGCAGAAGCGCGGCGTGTCCGGGGGCGGATCGCGCGGCGGCCCGCCCCCGGGACCGGTCAGC from Nocardiopsis dassonvillei subsp. dassonvillei DSM 43111 encodes:
- a CDS encoding phenazine-specific anthranilate synthase component I, producing MNAPDTAPRAGAEGDGLLSTVLGTERPPPFALLVRSGGDGPGRVDVLTGEVSAVPETADIPLPDLTGRGGGTERHDVLALIPYRQITERGFGCNDDEAPLLVMTVADQETLPVSRALDLIPDLPVALSDGRFDVDDEDYAETVRRVVKEVIGEGEGANFVIRRSFVADIGEYTPHKALAVFRRLLRVEVGAYWTFVVHTGDRTFVGATPERHVTLRRGLATMNPISGTYRYPPSGPSLPEVMDFLANQKESDELYMVLDEELKMMTRICEPGVHVSGPHLKQMARLAHTEYFIEGETRRDVRDILRETMFAPTVTGSPLENACRVIQNYETGGRGYYSGVLALVGSDASGERTLDSSILIRTADIDDRGRMAIGVGSTLVRHSDPVSEVAETHAKAAGLLAAVESRGAGGLDTHPDIRDALVRRNANIADFWLLGEGHRRGAEFPGLAGCRTLIVDAEDTFTSMLDHQCRDMGMSVTVVRHDDVPSFDGYDFVVLGPGPGDPRDPAHPKMANMRAAARALLAERRPFLAVCLSHQILSAELGFPIRRRPSPNQGVQKEVDLFGDRQRVGFYNTFAAWSEADTVEVNGVGAVEVCRDPASGEVHALRGPRFSSLQFHAESVLTQNGPHILGSFIGRTLSA
- a CDS encoding sigma-70 family RNA polymerase sigma factor encodes the protein MNGQIELADHFERSRRHLRGVAFRMLGSAAEADDALQETWIRACRGDFGEVSNMTGWLTTIVGRVCLDMLRSRKSRREEFMDVSDIEPLLAHDRGPDPEGEAVLADSVGLALLVVLDRLSPAERVAFVLHDLFAVPFAEIAEIVERTPTAAKKMASRARQRVQGTTSVPEPDLTRRREVVDAFLDASRAGDLDGLLKVLAPDVVRRADPQALRLREPAVLRGARQVAGETANNVRRTRFARPALVNGMPGAVVAPGGRLLFVLEITVRDDRVSGIEIIGAPERLRELEISVADPA
- a CDS encoding FMN-dependent NADH-azoreductase; this encodes MTSLLHLDSSHSDHSVSRYLTGLFAREWRRLHGDGGYRYRDLAAEPVPLVTATYCSFAQRVERRGTLPLTAVTAMAESPSEEREWAGTLPLIEEVLDADTLLIGLPMYNYTVPASLKAWIDRITFPGAFKDSRTGESLLRDARAVVVAARGGGYGPGSPKEAFDFQTPYMRMYLEGLGIAGENVHVVHAEMTRASDVPELAEFQDMAARSLAEAEERVTRLPALLAPREPAVR
- a CDS encoding PhzF family phenazine biosynthesis protein; this encodes MNGSPALLERAHSYVVVDAFTDKPLAGNPVAVFFGAEDLSAPCMQSIAREMNLSEVTFVLPPKQGGDAHIRIFTPVNELPFAGHPLLGTAVALGDSAEKDRLRLETAMGIVDFDLERADGRVVSAAMEQPIPTWEPFDRVEELLAALGVPEPETPVEIYTNGPRHVFVGLRSIPALSEVNPDHRALAAFPDMATNCFAGYGTHWRSRMFSPAYGVVEDAATGSAAGPLAIHVARHGHAQYGQWIDIHQGVEIGRHSLMRARARGNGDHVTEVRVKGSGVTVASGTIYV
- the phzG gene encoding phenazine biosynthesis FMN-dependent oxidase PhzG → MSSRFETLTGEMEGGFPEYETPPAAPMGLVGRWVDAAKQRKVREPLSLALATADAKGRASNRMVAVIDVSDRGLVFTTHSSSQKGREIAATGWASGLLYWRETAQQVIVSGPVETLPEAESDRLWAARPPQLYPMTTASRQSEPLDDVPGLLERARRLAEEGGHSLPRPERFVGYRLEPDTVEFWAADRERLHRRLRYDRTPHGWEVVRLQP
- a CDS encoding flavin-containing monooxygenase, whose protein sequence is MTNAKNTDLDAIVVGAGFAGIYALHKLRNELGLSVRAFDKAGGVGGTWYWNRYPGAMSDSEGFIYQYSFDRDLLREWTWKKRYLSQAEILGYLEAVVERHDLARDIQLNTGVETLVYDEAAALWTATTSDGQTLTARYVVTALGPLSTSHFPDFKGRDSFQGRLVHTGSWPDDLDIEGKRVGVIGTGSTGTQFICAASKVAGQLTVFQRTPQYNVPSGNAEVDEAYFTDLRGRYDQVWEQAKKSRVACGFEESEIAAMSVSEEERRRVFQENWDRGNGFRFMFGTFSDIIFDPRANEAAADFIRSKIREIVKDPETARKLQPTDYYAKRPVCNEDYYESYNRDNVSLVSLKETPIREFTPTGIVTEDGVEHELDVVVFATGFEAVEGSYRQMEIRGRGGVTIEEHWGDTPASYLGVNVSGFPNMFMVYGPNSVFSNLPTAIETQVEWITDLVRMMEERDLTSIEPTPEAEEGWTELCTQIADHSLFPKVNSWIFGANIPGKKKRVLFYFAGLGNYRQKLGDVAAADYEGFMLKGNPSVVTA